TAAGTTTCATCTAGAACCTGCTTGTCGATAcacattcctcaatttttggaacttggaacccaTATGCCAGTACCTGAAACCTAGAACTTACCCTATCATAGGTTCCGAGATCAGCTCCATggtctaataatttttttttttaatctcctatttagttaagcaaaacaaaagtcaATGCAACAACAACAATGAAAACTTCTAATTTATCAATAGCAACAATCCATAAAAGATAAacacgtaaaataaaataaataataaaaaaagtttaaaagatATGACATAAAACCTAAATTACATAATTTCAGTCCTCAATCATCCGTCAAAGATTATTCTAAATTCTAACCAcatgaaatcaaaagaaacaacaatcatTGTTAATCATTGAATTagtagttttaaatttaaaattactatTAACTAAACTAAAGTAATTATTAGAAAGCCTCACCACAcatattcattttgcttcaattgGTAAACTCTATTTACCGATAATAATCTCTTCGTTAAGACAATCCATatctatgaaaaaaaaagattaaagaaaacatTCACTCATTTGAGATATAAAAgagattaaaatatataaacgaATATGAATATCACTTTAGGTGCCATATCGGGAGGAAAATTTGGTATTTTACTTTAGGTTTCCCGCTCTCAGTTCTGGTTCTGTTCCAATTCTCAGTCTCGATTTCAGTTCTTAGTCCTAATTTTGGTTTAGTTCTCAGTTCCGGTTTGGTTCCTATGGGAATGGGCAACTGGCAGTTCCTGTAAAAGTAGAATTAGGAATCAAACCATCTCCTTAGAACTTGGAATCAGATTGGTTCCCACTGATTGAGTACTCCAGTTCCTCATTCTACCTAGAACCATGCTAATCTCTATGCAGGAGGGTTAATATTCATGGGTTTTTTTTGTTATGCCGAAAGCCAAACTTGTTGAAGAGATAAAATATAACTAGGGTATATCTTTTTTATCAGAGATTGAATTGATCACAACCAAAAATTGTGATGCgttctagaaaataaaacttccATTGAAGGAAGCAAATGCGAGATTTTCATGTAAATTCTTGTAGAATCATGAATACCAAGTCACCATGTGACCCCTTTAATAGTTAACAGCAATCGCCTTCTAGGGCAAAGGGCCTACCACACCAAAGAGGATCTCTACTTAGCACTCACACTCGACTCCGAAAGGAATGCTTGGCATTGCGCGTATCAACCTGTGCAGTGctacaaaaaggaaaacaaactcCAATCAtattaagacaaaaaaaaaaactccattcatatattttttaatttatctataaaagaagattacattaaaaaaatgtaaccaattttttcatttccttgggTCACTGGCCATCTTGCTAATGTCCTTAAAAGGAGAGAAGGAACATGAGAGTATCAATCAACAATTAGATAGAAGGATGAGACTAGCTTCAGGCACCCAGAATGAGTTAGAGTTACCTCAAAAAAAGATACTAGAGTGTATAAAAGATGTTCAGGAGAACGGCATTAGATATGCTAAAAGTTGTATACGACGCTCACTTTAataccaaaagtttatttttagatcacttaagtgtcattaaaaaaaaaaacaattattgaagtgccaacgccgatctaGGTCACCGGAAGTTCAACGTGGCCATATTTgtattaatttctcaatcctaTGTGGCTTACTAGCATGCCCAGTTAGCATATAATCCCTAAATAATGTCATGTAGATAAGTTGACGAGTCCTTATTTGAGTgccaaaaattgtaaatatggCTCGTTTGAGAGTTAATTATTGTTgaaaatgattacttaagtACCAATCATTGTGAGAAAATAATCACTTCAATGCTAGTCattgttaaaaagtgatcattttagtgctaaCATCAATAAAAAATGTGATCATTGtgcgacgtcgttttggccaTCCATGtggatttgatatttttaaaaatatgccaagtcttattaaaatttagttATAAAGGCCATCTAATCAATTTAGCTGGAATTCTCGTTAGAGGCacttaaatgatatttttttattcgacctgacacttaagtgagccgGTAAAAATTTTGGTGCCGTACACAACTGTTGACACTTCTAGCGTCCTTGTCAAAGATGTTTCCTAAAAGCTTTGTAGaggtaaaaacaaaaaaaggaaaaaaaaagaaagaaaggaagagagccTAATTACAAATGAGAATTTTTGTTATCTCCTTAGCTAGTTGTGATAAATTATGGCTTACGTAGTAGCGTGATTTCGGATCTTCTCAATGAAATTGTTGACAACCTCTAGACTTTGATCATCTGctcaatagagaaaaaaaaaacacttagtGCCAACACGAATCAGTAGAAAGAGAAATATTCCGAGATTCTTAGAGCACGACGTTCCTATCCCCTGATAGAACAGAGACTAATCCTGGCAAAATTACTATCGAGTCGGTAGTGACACTAACCGAGCATGGGGATTGTGTGGCCTCTCAGGTGATGTACGACAATCGGATCCACGAACGAATCGAGCAGAGCGATCGAATCTGGCTTCTGGAAATCGTTCTCGCCTAACAGCACAATAAACACTTCTCAATTTATCAGTCAACGAGGCCATGATGCGTACCCACTTAATCCATGATCTCTTTCCTAGTTGGCTAATTGACCTTGCCAGTGTTTGAAGAAGCTTGATTACATCATGTGGATCTTATTGCACATCTTGATGTTGACACTTCTTGTTTAGTCCGAAATCTCCGAATTCAAAGTGGAAAAGAAGATATGGTCCAAGTTCTTTTGACAGGACTCATTTAGACCTTTAGGTATGGGACAGCAGAAAAATCATCACTGATCCTACTTTTGATTGCTGAAATTTAGCCTAATGACGTCATGCGGTTGGTTGTGACAACTAACTATAGATAACTAAAGTCGTTGTCGGGCACCGTCGGACTGGACTTCAAAACTTGTAGCATGTTAATTGCGATTGGATTGTAGTAAAATGAAAGAGAGCCAAGTTCAGGTAGTTACCTATAAGATGAAGAGAAGGGCACTTGACAGGAGGGGAAAACGCATTAGCTGCCAGCGGAGGTGCGCCATATTTCGATCCGCCGAGCTTAGCCCCGGAAATTAAAATCAGAAACTTGATCTTGGGCACCTTGGTGAGCACCAAACCCTGCAAATTTCAGCATTTTGTTAATTGCAGCAACCCGATCAAAACGTCCTGTTGCTTCACATTTTCCCTTCATTTATGTGTTTTGATTTGGACTTATGTTGGAATAAGAAGATAGCAAAAAGTGTACCTCTGCCTGCATTCCTGGCAATGCTGCAGCTAGAACGGCTCCCTGGTAATCAAAACACGAAAATGTCATGAACAAGACATGATACGATGtggtttttgtttgtttgtctcttttctttcttcttgtagCCCCAAAACCTCAAAAATTTAAGAACTTGAACGAGCCCCTCAAGAGAAAAGAtgctgctttttcttttcatgtgaCCGGACTCACCTGGGAAAAACCCAGTAAACCATCAAAGGGACCGTTCTTCACCATGAAATCTTCAATGAAATCGATGCACTCTTCAAAGTTCTCGAACTCTGTAAAATCCTGAACCCCAACACTCTTCAAAGTTCTTGTAATCTTCAAAGATCCGGGTCGCAGTAGTGCAGTTACAGTTACATCATATGGAGTCCAAATGAAACTGGAAATCTGACCTGATTGGCTTGGAACCACTCGAAGTAGGGCGGATCGAAGATGCCCTCCACACCGGACTTGCCCATGGACGGGTACGGGGCGTTGAGGTACACCAGATCCAGCTTCTCCAGGACGGATTCGGGCCATTTATGGATCTGCGTCTCGAGGATCTTAGCGCTCATTCTGAACCCGTGGAGGCACAGAATCCTGGGCTTCTCATGGGTATGGCTTTCGGTCATCGCTTTTGCTTTCTCCTACTATCCTGGGAGTGAACTAGTgttagaaaatagtaaaattggttttgtgttttgattagcttatttgtcttttaattgttttttggcTATGTGTAAGCAAGAGTTAGTCGGTTTGTAAACCGTCAAAGAAACGTGTGCTTCAGCACCACGTCTCTCTAAGCCGCcggagaagaaaaatcatgaagaaagtaCAAGTATCTTGGGCAcaacaataaaatattatcataCTTGCTGCTGGAGATCTCAAGAAGTACGAAGGAAGGTGAACTTGTGGCTTGCAACTTGGACTTGAAGGAAACGCAGCCCACAATTTTtgagaagaaaagttcaactttAACTCTTGCATGTCTAAAGTCCAGGCGGTGAAGTGCTTATAGATATAGGgttatgttagtttttttttagtgtGTGAGAGAGTGAGATTTTAGAGAGTGTTTTAAGCTTAGCAAAGTTAGTGTGTGTACTCTCTTAAGCCTTTACAAAGGCATATTGTGTAATATAATCTCTCTTTGTGTGtgtactctctccctccaaatccttttggttccaacaacTAGGACAGGAGTTGGAGTGAAGTCTCAACTACAAAGTTAATCCTCTGGTTTTTGGTCATTTCTCTCTACAGTCCGTGTGATAAAATCCGTTCAAAGTCTAACTTATATGGATGACCCATTCGCTTCGGCTCTTAGGGCGCGTTGGTAATAATTCCTTACGAGAATGCATTACgtagaaaatgattatttatttatttttgttcagggaacaatttttaagcattttaagccgtttggtaactatccgaattttttattttgaaatagaattacGTACG
This region of Eucalyptus grandis isolate ANBG69807.140 chromosome 8, ASM1654582v1, whole genome shotgun sequence genomic DNA includes:
- the LOC104415746 gene encoding esterase AGAP003155 — protein: MTESHTHEKPRILCLHGFRMSAKILETQIHKWPESVLEKLDLVYLNAPYPSMGKSGVEGIFDPPYFEWFQANQDFTEFENFEECIDFIEDFMVKNGPFDGLLGFSQGAVLAAALPGMQAEGLVLTKVPKIKFLILISGAKLGGSKYGAPPLAANAFSPPVKCPSLHLIGENDFQKPDSIALLDSFVDPIVVHHLRGHTIPMLDDQSLEVVNNFIEKIRNHATTTAQVDTRNAKHSFRSRV